Genomic DNA from Haemorhous mexicanus isolate bHaeMex1 chromosome 20, bHaeMex1.pri, whole genome shotgun sequence:
GCCCCGGCCCAAGGACATGGCCCTTGTGGGACTGCAGCACCATCCTTTCTCatcagtgcagagctgctggaacgGCACCCCTGCCTGCCTcggcctggcactgccagcagtgctgtcacctgtgcccaTCCTGCCAGGGGCACGGGCACCCCCACCCCGAGGAACAgctcaggcagcacagcctgtaAGCGTGTGTGCACACATACACATGTACaccacacacagacacacacatgaACACCATACATGTGTGCACACgtacaccacacacacacacaccccccacacatgcacacacacatgtacacaACACACGTGTGCACACGCATgccacacacagacacacacacacgcacatgtacaccacacacacacatgtacacCACACGTGTataccacacacacacagacacatgtGCGCACGCAcacatgtgtgtgcacacatacacactcaCGTGTACGCACACAGGCAGACACCACCCTCGGCTGCCCGACGGGAGCCGCTCGTTCCTGGAATCCAGAGGGATGAAGGTGCTGACAGCAGCCTGGCCAGACTTGctggatggtttgggtgggaagggacctttaaatgtcccctggcccagcccccgcagcgagcagggacacctgcagcagaccaggctgctcagagccccgtccagcctggcactgagtgtttccagggatggagcacccaAGCACACCCTGCCTTTCCAGGCAGCCCGTGCTGGAGCCTCTCTGCCCTAAGCAGAGACTCTGCAGTCAGCACAGCGCAGCCATGGAGCCAGCCCCTGGCTGTGGAGCTGGACCCAAGGCATGGAATGGGGCTGAGGCAGTTCCTCACACCCAGACTGGTgactggggctgtgtcccccagccAGCGCCCTCCTGACACAGCCAGGCACGGCGGGCagtgccccccaccccagcacagccaggcacgGCGGGCagtgccccccaccccagcacagccaggcacgGCGGGCagtgccccccaccccagcacagccaggcacgGCGGGCagtgccccccaccccagcacagccaggcacgGCGGGCAGTGCCCCCcacctcagcacagccaggcaccCCTAGGCGCGGCGCCTCGCAGGAAAATTCCCACTTATCAAGGGAATTGAGCACCACAAATTGGTCTCCTAAGTCGattctgcctgctgccaggccTCTTCCCCACCACCTAATTTGATGACAAACAcgttcctctcctcctcccaccctttAATCTAATGAAGAGCACTGTGTCCAAGGCACAGGGAAATAAACCCTGATGAGGTCGATTTTTATAGGTAAACAGCCTGATTTCTCTGGCCCGTGGCCTCACTTCTCACCCCCCTAATACCCACCACCTCCCCCTACTGCCTCACCATCCTTGACCTGCAATTTGGCATCAGTCTTTATAAAAATCACCTGcttataaaatgttttttgtaCATTTCATTAGAGCTTGAGCAGCTGCTTTGCCTCTGGCTTTACTGTGCCCGAGCAGATAGGAAAACACTGCAGAGGCTGGTGGGGCTGCAGCGGGGCCCTCGTGCCCAGGGGCATGTGGGGGTCCTGCAGACCTAGGATGGCCCCAGATGGGTGCCCAGACAggggggcagtgctgggctccccGGCAGCTGAACAGCAGCCTGCCTGGACACAGGACACAGTCCTGGACCTGCTAAGGGCTTTGAGCCAGGGCACCCACTGGCCTGTCAGGCTCCCTGAACACACCACAGGGCCCATCCCACCAGAAGACtgaaaggagagggactgtgacagtgacaccatCACTCTCTGTCCCCCATTGCCCgcagctgcagggatgcagggccTGGGGTGGCTCGTGAGGCAATAGGGGCTGAGTTCCCATCTTGCTGTGCCAGAACCAAGCAGCAGGAATGTTTTGGTGATGGGAGGTAAACAGGGTTGTGGCAAGTGTCAAGATGCACTCAAGCAGAAATTCTAGCAATGCTAAGTATAGCCTAAATGCCATTaaagcaggagagggaagaggatACCGAGGGTATTAATAGTCTCAACATTTAAATCCTGGGTGCAGCGACAGCTCCCGGGATGCTGGCTGCCCGAGCCCAAGGGCACTGTGCCACCAACACGCTGCACCTGCCCACAGGGAAACCAACAGCCCAGCAAGTgcaaaaaccaaacacagctcctgctctctgcccctCGTCCACgccccagagctgggccaggctgcagcaccacACCAAGGCAGCCCCAAAAGGACACCAGCGTTTATTTACAACACTCCTCAAGTGACATACCACAGAAAGGAAAGGGTACAGTACAACTCAAGGACTCAACAAAGAAAAGGTATTGGCAGCCCCaagtccctgcagccctccccaGAGCCACTGGTGCTGCACGGGCCTggcagccccatccccaccagcTCGGAGCTCAGGCGGGCAGGGGgctgccagccctccccatggagcagcaaagcagctcaGGTGGGCAAAGCTGACACAGTCACTCTCTCTGGCTCAGGCAAGGACACAGGAACCATCcatgcagtgccaggagcaagTGGCTTAAGGAAGTGCCCTGGCGTGGTTCCAGTACTGCAGCCACCCAGGGCGAGCTGAGGGGCCAGGTGTCTTTCAAGGGTTGCGTATCTGGAAAAAGGTGTTAGTACAAAACTGCAGCGTTGCCAGGGCAAGGAGCTCCTGAGCCTTGCTCCGTGCAGCCCCACGGCTGCCCCCACGGCCACTTTctcctgaggggctgcaggcagcccaggtCCCTCTGAGCACCTCTCAGAagcctggggctggtgctgaCACTCCACCTCTCCATCTGTAGGGAGAGGAACACCTTCCCCTCCAGCACCACAGGGACCAGGCCTGATCTAAGCAGGTAGAAAATATGGCCTCAGATGTGGTCCACGTGCTCTGGCAGCAAGCAGCCCAGGCAGCAACTTGCTGCCACAGTGGAACTGGGAGGAGCCTTGCTATGGcctcccagccctcagctgcacagtggggctggacagggcttgccCCTGTGTCGGgaggcacaggaacagactCGACTGTGCCACCTGCCCttggccagccccagcagcagtggagctgAGGTGCACAGGGGAAAGCAAGACCCCATGCTGCCCGATCCAACAGAGCATCTGCCtcggccctgcccagcctggcacggAGGGCAGCGACAGGAGGGGAACAGGGGATCGGGTTGCTCAGCATGAAGTGGGGAAGGGCAGTTTGAGGCCAGAGAAAGCTATGAGCGGGGAGCTGGAATCCTTTGCAACAGGCTTGGGGCAGTCTCAGTGAGGCCCTGAGCATCCTCAATCTCAGGCAGCTTCAGAGCCAACCCCAGAGCTGACTGGCTCTCCCGCGGGCTTTTAGAAGGACAGACCAGAGGAGGAAATCAAcacaaaatctgaaattaaatcTGCTTGAGGAcctcaggaaagcagctgacCCGCAGGGAAGACTCGCTTTAGGACTTCTTTGCATCCTGTGTGTTCCTCCTCTTCAGATCACCCAGGTCGACAGGTTTAAACGCTGCAAAGGAGACAGGAGAGATTCtgggggcagaggcagcacagcccccgCCCGGCGCGCGCAacgcccggcccggcccggaaGGCGCGGTGCCCCCGTCCCCCGCACCTTTCAGGCTGGGGTTCGGCATCTTCTCCACGTATTCCTCGACCAGGCCGCGCTCGGAGCCCATCTGGCTGCGCAGGTCGCGCTCCAcgcactgccaggctgcagggacagggccagggccagggccaggggccGCTCGCCTCGGCCGCCCCGAGCCGCCCGCGCCCCcaccccgcggccgccgccccgctcACCCTCGTAGATGAAGCGCACGTTCTCCTCGTGGGCCGGCGTGAAGATCTCGCTGCCGGCGCCGGGGGAGCGCGGGCCGCCGCTCCGCTTTCCGTTGTACACCACCCGGGAGACAGGGGAGCTGCAAGCGGAGCGCGGGGGGAACTGAGCCGGGCCCGGGGCCGCGCTgggcccggggccgggcggggctcacctggccATGTCGGCAGCGGCGCTCggcggggctcggcggggccggAAGGGGCTCGGCGGGACTGCGGGAGGAAGGCGAGGGCGAGGCCGGGCTAGGCCGCGCGGCGCCCCCCGCCCGTCGCCGGGCAACGCGCGCCCCTCACCTGGGCCCTCCCGCCTGTGCCAGCCGCACAGACGGAAGCGCAGCAGCGCGCAGGCGCAGCCCCGCCCCCACCAGGCGGCGGTCACACCCCCCGCGCCGGCCCTGCGCACCGCGCTGGCCACGCCCCCCACccggcacagccctgccccagcggTTCTAGAGATGGTACCGGGCATGGTACCGGAGATAGCACCGGAGATGGTACCGGAGATGGTACTGGAGGCGGCACCGGACATGGTACCGGAGGTGGTACCGGAGATGGTACCGGGCATGGTACCGGAGGCGGCAGCGGACATGGCACCGGAGGTGATACCGGAGGTGGTACCGGAGTTGGTAACCGAGATGCTTTATTGGAAAAGTACAAAGTGGTTCGCGATTCGCAGTACCGGGCGCTGCTGCCCGTTGGCCGCCCGGGCCCAGCCCGGGCGCAGCCCCGGTCCCGGGCAGGCGCagccccccggcccggccccagGCGCTCGGTGTTGGCCGTGCCCCCCTCAGCGCAGCGCGGcgcctcccagcagctgcaccaggTCCTCGTACTCGGGGTCGATGAGGTCCGAGGGTTTCTCCCCGTCGTCCGTGGTGACCTCCAGGCTGGCCCCAAGGGACAGGAGGTACCTGCAGGGCGCGGAGCTGAGCCGGGCCGGGCAGAGCAGCCCCGGTGCCGCCGCCTCCACGGCCGGGAGCGGCCCGGCCCGAGCAGCCCGAGGGGCCGCACGGTGTTCGGGCAGCGCGGTGCCGCCAGGCCCCCACGGCCGTACCTGGCGATGTCGGCGTAGCCGTCGCTGCAGGCCATGTGCAGGGGCGTCCAGCCGTTCTCGTCCCTCTGGTGGATGTCAGCGCCGTATTTCACCAGGAGCTTGACGCAGTCCAGGTTTCCCGTCAGCACGGCTTCATGCAGCGCTGCCatgcctggagggacaggggctgTTAGCCCTGGCCGGGAAGGGCTCTCCGCGCTGAATTCACAGCTCAGGAGAGGCGTGCAGGCACTCTCCTTGTCAGGGAGAAACACAGACTGAAGaagccagaggagctgctgtgggttCCTGTTGCCCTTCTGCAGCATGAGTACCCTGTCTGGGATGGTGCAGCACCCATTGCCCCAGCTaggcaggagagagggagggaaggggaactGCCCCTtagagcagctgctctgagtcCTGGACAGGACTCACACGGAGACACAGGAAGAGTCTCTGGTGTCGTGCTCTGCCTGAGTTTCAGAAGCCCATCACTAACAAATAATCACTATGGgcagaaagaaggcaaaagCTCATTTGAGCCTGTCTCCATGGCCTTGTGAGAGCTGAAGCCAAGCACAAGAAAAGGACAGATCTGGGCTCTGCATCAGCCTGTACAGATCAAGGCATTCCATAAACAGTTTCTGTTGAGGCTGTGCACACAGAACACGAAGCTTTCCCCAAGTTCCCAGAGTCAGACATACAAGAGGGAGCAAGCAGTGCCGGTGAGAaacaggcagagccaggaacaAATGCAGATCCCCCAGTCAGGGGAAAAGGCAGGAGCGCCAGGGTGCTGCCCAGAGCTCGCAGCCTGTGCTTGCTGCTGCCCTTTGGGGTCCCACCACACTGTGGGGGCTCAGTGGTGCCTTACAGGGACCCGGGGGCCAGCTCCCCCTTTCCGCAGTGTGCGCTGACTCTGCTGGTGAGGGCAGATGCTGGGGCCACcctggggctcctggccctgctgggcgCTGCTCCTTGCTGAGGGGTTCAGCTTGCTCCAGTTCTGCTGAGGGTgtccctcacagcccccaggctgtgccattgctctgcccagctctgccgaCCAGCAGCACTCACCAGAAGGGTAGATGGTGTCCAGTGTCACCTTCCTGGCTCGTATGAACCTGCCCACCTGCTCGAGGTCCCCCTGCTTGATGTGGTCCTGAAAGACGACGTCGTTGGGGAATCGCACGGTGCGGGAGGCCCTCAGCCGCGGTGTGCACCGACCATAGCGCGGCATGGCGGGGCAATAGTCCCTCATGCTGACGGCAGCCTTCAGGCACAGCGGCATGGGGGCTGCTCAACAcgcagcccagcccctcactgccctgctgcctcctctcctgccctcaGAGGCCTTCCTGGCTGCAGATCTGTGCTGGCGCGTCGTGTCCGTGTCCCCACGCCGCAGGGACGCGGCAGCCGCCGTGCTCTCCCGCACTGCTGGGTCACATGCAGGACGTGGCACCGGCACTCACAGCTCGCCTACAGGCCCTTGGCCCAAGACTGATGGTTCTCTGGGAGCACCACATTATAAAGACTGCCCTGGGCTATTTTGGGGACATGCAGCTCATGCTATTTGCCATGATGCTTCGTAATCGAGCCGCCTGGGCCTGCAGCCTCCCACTTTTGGGCAGAAGTTGGTGTCTCATCTTACCACCCACCTGTTGATGTACCCATCCAAGGGGTCAATTCTGCTCTTGCATGGGTAGCCCTTCAGGGCAGCCTGGAAGCAATTTCCCAACATCAAGCCCTTCTGGGGAAAGGGGCACGGGCAAAACCAGCAACACAGGGCACCAGCCACTCGTGTCCCAGCTGGCTAGTGCAGTGTgggtgtgccagggctgtgggcacaATCCCATCCAGAGCTGTCACCCTCCTGTAGCTGCAGAGGACAACctgaaaggagcaggaggagctgtgctgcccagcaTAACTGTGACAGCACACAGCCCGGCAAGGAAGCACAGCCTGAGTGTCTGATGGCCCCTGTGCCCTTGCGAggacagaggtgctgctggcaaTCCCAAGACAGGCACAGAACCAGAAGCCTGCACTGCTGGTCCCTGGTGTTCCTTGTCCTACTTGAGACACAGAAGCAGCCTTAGAGGAACAGCAGAACAGCACCACCACcagacagctcctgcctctgatACTCTCCAGCTACACTGTCAAAACAACCGTCTGCCACAGAGGAGTCATTCAGGTCCAGCAAGGGTTTAAGCAACCACTGTTTTCTCCCAAAGTTTGGGCATGTCAGACACTTAAGCATTTTGTGCTCTGTCATGCTGATGGGGATTGTCCCAGCAGGCgtgtcagaaaaaaaccctgtgctGCTTTAGGAGTCAGGGGTTTCactctgccctcctgctgcaaACCTTTGCCctcaccccagcagcacagTCAGGCACACACCTTAGAACTCCTGCACTTGTTTATCTGCTGGCAAAGGCATCGATTTCATGGCCAAGCATCTGCTTGTGGATgagcctgagcacagcacagggcatCCAAGCTCAGCGCTGGTGACAGAACACTTCCAGCCTGCTTTCTTGGAACAGCAATTAGGCATGTACATCAGATGGCTGCTcagctcctgtcctgccacAGGGAGCCTTGGGCTAGGAGAGGCACCTCCTCTAAGCTGGGCACAGTGGGTCTCTGCCCAGGAAGAGGGGAaccactgcagagctcagactCGGCCACAGTTCAATTGGCTGTGCAAAACAGACCTATTGGAGTCAAATTCTAGACAGCTCCTTTCAGTGGAACTTCACTAGTGAGATTCCCTTCCTCCTTACTCCAAAAGACAAAGCAGCTGTCACCAACCAACCCAggccaccagcactgctggctttgTGGGGTGCAGCAGTGTCCACTGCCTACCTTCAGTCATGCAGCCCTGGAATGAGGTGGCTGTAAAGGTCCTCCTCCCTGTAACTGCAGGTACAGGTCTCAAcacacacctggctgctgctctgtcaggGACAGCCCTTCATGATCCTGTGGTGGGTGGgggcctgctcagcccctgccctggtgctgctgtgcccaatGTTTGGGAATACCAcatcagggctctgctggggcccAGGagaaggctggagctggagacaGACGCAAGTGTTGTCCAACACCCCCGTGTCACTGCTCCAGCACACATCCCACCTGCTGAGACACAGAGGTGCCCCCAGTTGTCCTCTAGCCTCACCATGCGCTCCCTGTGACATTTATAGCATGTTTTCTAACCAAAATACCTTCAGCAGCAAGCAGCAGGTTTGGAAATAGCAGCGTGGCTCAGGGGGTCATGTGAGCTTGActagcagagcccagcagccctggcgTGCCCTGTTGCAGAGCAATGtcccctcagcccagccagctggcccaggggctgcacacTCTCAGAGCCAAGCCACGGCCCGCTCACACCTGCACCAGCCCCCAGAATCTGGACAGGACACAGGCACTGGAATGTTCTTTTCCTTTACTAATTACTTGGAGAAAGTGACACACATCCCATTGCAGCAGAGTCCCTTGAGAATCATCCTACAACTCTGATCTCCCCTTCCAGGGTAGGTTCAAATATTCTACACATTGATAAAGACAAAGAGACATAATAGTATTAAAATCTCAACTTTATTTGGCCATCAAATTCAGTACCAATGTTATTGTAGCAGAATGCTAAGAACCAACCTGATGCAGCTCAGGCCTGTGAGGCACTCCCTCAGTCacattcccaaaccccagtAATTGCAAATGTCCTGTTTGATCTGTTTATCAGGCCCTCCCCCACCACCCACCTGCCGGGTCAACCCACTCAAAATAATTCATGAAGGGATTGCAACTCTTGTCTTTGATCAAAAGGATGTCAACACAGCTGGTGAGCCAGCAGCCACCTCCACCCTCAGAGCCTGCCACAGCCAGTGCACACAGTATTCCACCCCTCCAGGAGTTTGGAATAGTCATCTCCAAGTGTCttaaaggagaagggaaaggaaacgTCTGGCTAGCATGAAGAGAAGCACCTTTGCATACACCTTTCCCCAGGAAGCCATCAGCCTTCTGCCCCCACATATACTGAAGGCCAGCTCCAGGGAAGAACAGCTGACATCATTAAGGACCCTGCCAGGTGCAGAAATCAATTAGGGGCtttagttttaaaagaaaagaaaaaaaaaaaaaaaaaaaagctgtctggAAGATGTTAGTGGCAAGGCTCCAGATTGTCAGGCTACTGAACTCCTGGTACCACCTCACaacctcctgctgcccagaaGAACAGAGATCTCCAAACAAAAGCTGTGTACAAAAAAGTACATCACAATAGAAAAAAGAGcccagctggctgggctggctccctAGTGACAGTTCCCTTTTCAAAagccaaaagaaagaaaaggtaagTGTACAGACAAGTGAGGGTAAATTGTTACTTTAGAAGCCAATCCCTGGATTTCCAGTCATTTACCTTCTGCTTTCAATCTTAATGGGTTTCTGACTCACTGGGCTGCATCACAGCAGCCAATTTAGTGTCTGATTTTTTTGGGTGATGTAGATCAGTCTTCTCTTTACAATTCATCCTTTTGGAGTTTCTGCTCATCCTCATCACCTTCCTCAAGTTCAGTTTCTTCATCCATCTCCAGGTCCTCCAGATCCTGTGGTGGTTACAGACACAGCTCCTGGTTTCTGGCACATGAGGCAGACCCAGAacccagcactgagcagaaCCCCTCATCTGGTCACTGCTCGCTGCTGCCATGCTAACAAAACAACCAGAGACTTCTATCAAGAGCTTCAGACTCAGGACATTAAGGATTAGGAAGGCCTGGAAGATGGCACCTGTACACCTGTAGTAGCCTCAACacaccctccctccccagccccccagcagGTGAGAGCTTCCAAGCAGATACACAGGTATGTGGCACTGATCACACAGCCCAGTTCCAGGTGCTgagtgccccagcagtgctACCTGACACCCACAAGGTGCTCTCCAGGAAAGGAGCCCAGTGCAGGCCCACAGCCCCCTGAACAGATCACACTGATGTGGGCACTTTGCTCACCAGCAGTATGGTCTCCTGATATGGAACAACACAGGATCTTATTTAGGACTGAGGATTCAGGCACAGAACCACGCTCCCTGTTCCCAAAGGCCCAGAGTAGTCTATGCACATTACTCACATCATCAGCTGCTGCCCCATCCTGACCTCCACTCTCCAGGAATTTTTTGAAGCCTTCTAGTGTCCTCTCCCCATTATAGTCAATTACCTACACAGGGAAAACACCAAGGATGCTGGTTATGGGCACTACAGACCCAcacccctggagaggagaattcTCTTTCTGAGCAACAGTGAACATGCCAAGCaaaagggaatttaaaaatTCACCTTCACCCATATGAGACGAAGGAAAACAGCTCAGCCACTAGACTTCAGAGATCACTGCGAGGAAAGAATAGCCTGCAGATGAGCACACTGTCTCTAggctccctcttttccccatcccactTCCCACTGCCCCCCAAACTCTTTCCCTACAGCCCAGACCCCACAAAGGTTCGTGGGTGTCCTGCAGACTTGCTGTGTTCCATGCCCACAGGATGCAGATCCCTCCCCCAGTCCTGAGCAGAGCGAGCTCTGCGCTCCCTGGCTAGcggctgccagcccagctgcctgcttACATTTCTgccagagcctgcagggaagAACTTGAGCGTGGGGAAGCTGTGGATTTTCACTGCCTCCACTTCGTTAGCCGTCGAGTCCATCTTGGCAATGACAATGTTCTCATGGTCCCTGTAGGTTTCTCCCAGCTTGTCCCAGATTGGGGCCAGCTGCTTGCAGTGACCACACCACGGGGCATCTGTtaattacacacacacagttGCACCAACAATCTAATGAGGTACCACTCCTCCCCAGCCAGACAGTTCTCACACATCTCTGCAACCAAGGCACTGCTTTTGGGGCCCAGACTGCAAAAGGTTTTTCCCCTAATCCTGGTCACAGATTGTTTTGGCAATCCTTTCACACCAGTTACTTAGAATCAGCTGTAGAAAGATACTCACAGAACTCCACAAAGACATTCTTATTCTCATCAAAAGCAACTTCTTCAAAGTTCTTCCCAACCAGAACTTTGACAGGCTGCTTGTCCCAGTCTTCAGGAAGATCCTGACTCATTAGGTGGGGCTGGAATAAAAAGTGAAATTCAGACAAACTGCTACATAGCGACTCAGACTGATCATGCAATCACACATCCTGGAAAAGCCAGCTTTCACCACGC
This window encodes:
- the MCRIP1 gene encoding mapk-regulated corepressor-interacting protein 1 translates to MASSPVSRVVYNGKRSGGPRSPGAGSEIFTPAHEENVRFIYEAWQCVERDLRSQMGSERGLVEEYVEKMPNPSLKAFKPVDLGDLKRRNTQDAKKS
- the PPP1R27 gene encoding protein phosphatase 1 regulatory subunit 27, with the protein product MPLCLKAAVSMRDYCPAMPRYGRCTPRLRASRTVRFPNDVVFQDHIKQGDLEQVGRFIRARKVTLDTIYPSGMAALHEAVLTGNLDCVKLLVKYGADIHQRDENGWTPLHMACSDGYADIARYLLSLGASLEVTTDDGEKPSDLIDPEYEDLVQLLGGAALR